In a single window of the Botrytis cinerea B05.10 chromosome 12, complete sequence genome:
- the Bcalg3 gene encoding Bcalg3 — MAPAPPASKKEDKAAIPLTTNVYLQLKQLAMGEHWLSRYVPALILLFESFLCSAIIYFIPYTEIDWKAYMEQISQYASGERDYTQIKGGTGPLVYPAAHVWIYYALWWITDHGRDILVAQRIFGVLYLGTLGVVLACYKRAKAPHYIFPMLVLSKRLHSIFVLRLFNDGFAVFFLWVAIYFFQRRLWTIGSMAYSWGLGIKMSLLLALPSIGIMLFLTKGVQGALKQAWLMAQLQVVIALSFLPTNAIGYLSRAFEFSRVFFFKWTVNWRFLGEEKFLSKEFSVTLLVGHVSTLALFAMTRWLRPAEKPITDMIRSALRMEEPLGQRLHACSHTITPNYIMTTILTATTIGMLFARSLHYQFYAYLAWATPFLLWRSGMHPILQYVLWGAQEWAWNVYPSTDISSMVVVGIMFITVVGVWWGTRLDFVAPKGQGAIEKKNS, encoded by the exons ATGGCACCCGCCCCTCCAGCTTCGAAAAAGGAGGACAAGGCTGCCATCCCCCTAACCACGAATGTCTACCTCCAGCTCAAACAATTAGCCATGGGCGAACACTGGCTCTCCCGCTATGTTCCTGCGCTCATCCTCCTATTCGAATCGTTCCTCTGCAGCGCCATAATCTACTTCATTCCCT ACACAGAAATAGACTGGAAAGCCTACATGGAACAAATCAGCCAATACGCATCCGGCGAGCGCGACTACACTCAAATTAAAGGCGGAACCGGGCCACTGGTATATCCCGCCGCACACGTATGGATATACTACGCATTATGGTGGATTACTGATCATGGACGTGATATACTGGTTGCGCAGCGCATATTTGGAGTTTTGTATTTAGGAACTTTGGGGGTGGTTTTGGCTTGTTATAAGAGGGCTAAG GCACCGcattatatatttccaatGCTCGTCCTTTCAAAACGATTACATAGTATATTTGTTCTTCGACTTTTCAATGATGGCTTCGCGGTTTTCTTCCTATGGGTTGCGATCTATTTCTTTCAGCGCAGATTATGGACAATTGGGAGCATGGCATATAGTTGGGGCCTGGGAATTAAGATGTCACTGTTACTGGCATTACCATCTATTGGAATAATGTTATTCTTGACAAAGGGAGTACAAGGAGCCCTCAAACAGGCATGGCTCATGGCACAATTGCAAGTTGTGATCGCACTTTCCTTTCTCCCAACAAATGCAATTGGTTATTTGAGTAGAGCTTTTGAGTTTTCAagggttttctttttcaaatggACAGTCAATTGGAGATTtttgggagaagagaaatttcTGAGTAAAGAATTCTCTGTAACTCTATTGGTAGGACATGTCAGCACTTTGGCTTTGTTCGCAATGACTAGATGGCTTAGGCCAGCGGAAAAGCCGATTACGGATATGATTCGAAGTGCGCTGAGAATGGAGGAACCATTGGGTCAAAGGCTACACGCCTGCTCGCATACGATAACACCAAACTATATCATGACAACCATCCTGACTGCTACCACAATTGGTATGCTCTTCGCACGATCCTTGCACTACCAATTTTATGCCTATCTTGCATGGGCCACTCCCTTTTTACTTTGGCGCAGTGGCATGCACCCAATCCTTCAATATGTTTTATGGGGGGCGCAGGAATGGGCATGGAATGTGTACCCAAGTACTGATATAAGCTCGATGGTAGTAGTTGGTATTATGTTTATTACCGTGGTGGGTGTATGGTGGGGAACCAGGCTAGATTTTGTTGCGCCCAAAGGCCAAGGGGCtatcgaaaagaaaaattcttAA